From one Candidatus Dormiibacterota bacterium genomic stretch:
- the nth gene encoding endonuclease III: MERALDRLERAFGRPRHTRRLEPLDELILTILSQHTNDLNRDRAYASLRRRFPSWERVLRARPADVEDAIRVGGLAKTKSRVIQGVLRAVRRDRGRLDLSMLRRLPIEDAKAYLLGLKGVGEKTACCVLLFACGRPAFPVDTHVHRVARRLGWVPARSTPARTHAILARLVPQKRYFTAHVNLITLGRRVCRARAPDCPRCPLRSDCRYARGRVRSARLDGLRTLPTLY; encoded by the coding sequence GTGGAACGGGCACTCGACCGGCTCGAGAGGGCGTTCGGGCGTCCGCGCCACACCCGGCGGCTCGAACCGCTCGACGAGCTGATCCTGACGATCCTGTCCCAGCACACCAACGACCTGAACCGCGACCGGGCGTACGCTTCGCTGCGCCGCCGATTTCCATCGTGGGAGCGGGTGCTGCGCGCCCGACCGGCCGACGTGGAGGACGCGATCCGCGTCGGGGGGCTGGCGAAGACCAAGAGCCGGGTGATCCAGGGCGTCCTGCGGGCGGTCCGGCGCGACCGCGGGAGGCTCGACCTTTCGATGCTGAGGCGCCTCCCCATCGAGGACGCGAAGGCCTACCTGCTCGGACTGAAAGGGGTGGGAGAAAAGACCGCCTGCTGCGTCCTGCTGTTCGCCTGCGGCCGGCCGGCGTTTCCGGTCGACACGCACGTCCACCGGGTCGCCCGCCGCCTGGGCTGGGTACCCGCCCGATCGACGCCCGCGAGGACCCACGCGATCCTGGCCAGGCTCGTCCCGCAAAAGCGGTACTTCACGGCGCACGTCAACCTGATCACCCTGGGACGGCGTGTCTGCCGGGCCCGCGCCCCCGACTGTCCGCGCTGCCCGCTGCGGTCGGACTGTCGGTACGCCCGTGGGCGGGTCCGCTCTGCGCGGCTCGATGGCCTCCGGACGCTCCCTACCTTATATTGA
- a CDS encoding patatin-like phospholipase family protein, protein MFEGFKVGLALGGGAARGLAHIGVLKTLEESQIPIDLIVGTSVGALVGGVYATTRSAAATEERFREFIFSKQFKRSRFDFLKESRQARPGLLYNFVSLVKKGIFYSFSMAKTSWISAEHFEHNINSILDDVRIESTSIPFAAVATDINRGEEVILREGSLRTAVSASSAVPGLLPPVPIDGRLLIDGGWMCKVPVLPALRLGASLVIGVDVSKEIEDTSGLRSGLNIMVRANALKAEALKTMQCRFADVLIEPDVDHVHWADFSAILECIELGREAARRKLGEIKRQIKMARFSSLLGYSRSRRLARAYMEEDKDKTR, encoded by the coding sequence ATGTTCGAAGGGTTCAAAGTCGGGCTGGCGCTGGGGGGCGGCGCGGCGCGCGGGCTGGCGCACATCGGGGTCCTGAAGACCCTCGAAGAGAGCCAGATTCCGATCGACCTCATCGTCGGGACGAGCGTCGGGGCGCTCGTCGGAGGCGTGTACGCCACGACGCGCAGCGCCGCGGCGACCGAGGAGCGCTTCCGGGAGTTCATTTTCAGCAAGCAGTTCAAGAGATCCAGATTCGACTTCCTGAAGGAGAGCCGCCAGGCGCGCCCGGGGCTCCTGTACAATTTCGTCTCCCTCGTCAAGAAGGGGATCTTCTACTCGTTCTCGATGGCGAAGACGTCGTGGATCTCGGCCGAGCACTTCGAGCACAATATCAATTCCATCCTCGACGACGTGCGGATCGAGAGCACGTCGATCCCGTTCGCGGCGGTCGCGACCGACATCAACCGCGGCGAGGAGGTCATCCTGCGCGAGGGTTCCCTGCGAACGGCGGTCAGCGCCAGCAGCGCGGTCCCGGGTCTCCTGCCGCCTGTCCCGATCGACGGGCGGCTGCTCATCGACGGCGGATGGATGTGCAAGGTCCCGGTGCTGCCGGCCCTGCGGCTGGGCGCGAGCCTGGTCATCGGCGTCGACGTCTCGAAGGAGATCGAGGACACCTCCGGCCTCAGGAGCGGTCTCAACATCATGGTGCGCGCGAACGCGCTGAAGGCGGAGGCGCTCAAGACCATGCAGTGCCGCTTCGCGGACGTTCTGATCGAGCCCGACGTGGACCACGTTCACTGGGCGGACTTTTCGGCGATACTCGAGTGCATCGAGCTGGGCCGGGAGGCGGCGCGGCGGAAACTCGGAGAGATCAAACGGCAGATCAAGATGGCCCGCTTCTCGTCGCTCCTGGGATACTCGCGCTCCCGGCGCCTTGCGCGGGCCTACATGGAAGAAGACAAGGACAAGACCCGCTGA
- a CDS encoding AsmA family protein produces MAALAGSVVLAAAALPFLVDVNRYRPMIVSSVREATGRTFGLGTISFALLPAPGLSVGGPITLSDSAAYPGRNALTADSLSVRLGLFSLLRGRATVTSFTLHRPTLTLIRDARGRWNFDDLVERASAAPQPKPSGSSAGSGAGVVVEKARITSGRIFVYDDTVVPGRRAQVVIAPVDATIRGWGSAEPTELDLSAGLGKSLLKAEARLSAPGGKPQIGVRARGRALRAEDFVTLLPWLGAARPAGLQVSGSIDLDGTADIPIERPESLRFKGSLVLSGLSYRDAGMALPLKDLSGSLNVDGDRAVWNDFKVSAGSSSLRGSLQVENFMRPRIGFTLTSPRLDLNEIIATLVPAVPAAGAPSAEPAAASSGGLLDQVSGGGRLEVKEIRFQTFDLANLRASMSLSKSVLTLKDLAASFYGGTVQGSGSVDISRAVPRYAVATRLDKIDVEPLLAAYDPSLKGLLSGRFAGTLDLEAGGAGMDAILKTARGTGRVLLTDGSLTSISVLKQVASLLELAGGKGIGKESTPFESLKAGLSIADGRARTDDLQLHSTDLDLDGKGDVGLDATLDLDVAARFSEDSTRGMVEKNARLGGLTDNGRLVVYFGLKGNLASPAFRLNARAQTATAKERAKEKLRERVKDRLLKQLGQPQPEEPRPEEQQP; encoded by the coding sequence GTGGCCGCGCTGGCCGGTTCGGTGGTCCTGGCGGCGGCCGCGCTGCCGTTCCTGGTGGACGTCAACCGGTACCGGCCGATGATCGTGTCCTCCGTCCGGGAAGCGACCGGACGGACCTTCGGCCTCGGCACGATCTCCTTCGCGCTCCTGCCGGCGCCGGGACTGTCGGTCGGGGGACCGATCACCCTCTCCGATTCCGCCGCCTACCCCGGCCGAAACGCCCTGACGGCCGACTCGCTGTCGGTGCGGCTGGGACTCTTCAGCCTGCTGCGGGGCCGCGCCACGGTGACGTCGTTCACGCTGCACCGTCCGACCCTGACTCTCATCCGGGACGCCCGCGGTCGATGGAACTTCGACGATCTGGTGGAGCGCGCCTCCGCCGCGCCGCAGCCGAAGCCCTCGGGGTCTTCGGCAGGCTCGGGCGCCGGCGTGGTCGTGGAGAAGGCACGCATCACTTCGGGCCGCATCTTCGTTTACGACGACACCGTCGTCCCGGGCCGGCGGGCCCAGGTGGTGATAGCACCCGTCGACGCGACCATCCGCGGCTGGGGCAGCGCGGAGCCGACCGAGCTGGACCTCTCGGCGGGTCTGGGCAAGAGCCTCCTGAAGGCCGAGGCCCGGCTGAGCGCGCCCGGAGGGAAACCGCAGATCGGCGTGCGCGCCAGGGGCCGGGCGCTGCGCGCCGAGGATTTCGTGACCCTTCTGCCATGGCTCGGCGCGGCCCGTCCGGCCGGACTCCAGGTCAGCGGTTCGATCGACCTCGACGGAACGGCCGATATCCCGATCGAGCGCCCTGAATCGCTCCGCTTCAAGGGGAGTCTGGTCCTGAGCGGCCTCAGCTACCGCGATGCCGGAATGGCGCTCCCCCTCAAGGACCTGTCGGGGTCTCTCAACGTGGACGGCGACCGGGCGGTCTGGAACGACTTCAAGGTCAGCGCCGGCTCCTCCTCCCTGCGCGGGAGTCTTCAGGTCGAGAACTTCATGCGGCCACGGATCGGCTTCACGCTGACCTCCCCTCGTCTCGACCTGAACGAGATCATCGCGACCCTGGTGCCGGCGGTGCCGGCGGCCGGCGCCCCATCCGCCGAACCGGCCGCCGCCTCCTCCGGAGGCCTTCTTGACCAGGTCAGCGGCGGCGGCCGCCTCGAGGTCAAGGAGATTCGCTTCCAGACGTTCGACCTCGCCAATCTGCGCGCCTCCATGTCCCTGTCGAAGAGCGTGCTCACCCTCAAGGACCTGGCAGCCTCCTTCTACGGGGGGACGGTGCAGGGTTCCGGCAGCGTGGACATCTCCCGCGCCGTGCCGCGTTACGCGGTCGCGACCAGGCTGGACAAGATCGATGTCGAGCCGCTGCTGGCTGCCTACGACCCGTCCCTGAAGGGGCTGCTCAGCGGCCGGTTCGCGGGCACCCTCGATCTTGAAGCCGGCGGAGCCGGAATGGACGCAATCCTCAAGACCGCGCGCGGCACCGGTCGCGTTCTCCTGACCGATGGATCGCTCACCTCGATCAGCGTTCTGAAGCAGGTCGCCTCACTTCTCGAGCTGGCGGGGGGAAAGGGAATAGGCAAGGAGAGCACGCCATTCGAGAGCCTCAAGGCGGGCCTGTCGATCGCCGACGGGAGGGCCAGAACCGACGATCTGCAGCTGCACTCCACCGATCTCGACCTGGACGGAAAGGGGGATGTCGGGCTCGACGCGACCCTGGATCTGGACGTCGCCGCGCGATTCTCGGAGGACTCGACGCGCGGGATGGTCGAGAAGAACGCGCGCCTGGGAGGTCTCACCGACAACGGCCGCCTGGTCGTCTATTTCGGGCTCAAAGGGAACCTCGCCAGCCCGGCCTTCCGCCTCAATGCGCGGGCCCAGACTGCAACCGCCAAGGAGCGGGCGAAGGAGAAGCTGCGCGAGCGCGTCAAGGATCGCCTCCTGAAGCAGCTCGGCCAGCCTCAGCCCGAGGAGCCCCGGCCCGAAGAACAGCAGCCTTGA
- a CDS encoding DUF6600 domain-containing protein — MRPNPRWSRFVLPVLILGALLSFGGRMTAARADDRDPDPDSGSTFGRVRYLEGGLTLQRTGQGEVADATVNDPIAPGDSLTTGDGRSEIGLSDGSTVWLDRGTHVDVRNLADIDTRYEATNLFALEQGAIRIEAPEPESKNKTYRVDTEAGSIYLLSGGSFRIETEDGVTTLYSFRGVAELSGDDGSVLVRSGERSSVQPSRAPSESRRFNTARLDDFDRFCEGRQEAYLRHDKDEPVDQVVDEVPYEVHPYMSELSYYGSWRQVPDYGWVWRPVYSGSWGPYVNGYWSWCSTGWVWVSSDPWGWAPYHYGRWDFAVDVGWFWIPGRIWSGAWVSFAVGPSHIGWCPLNYYNRPVFQDVTIVNVVNVNVTRLQPRGWRFVPVDQFTNPRAPRAGVRVDRLPRGTDVVITSRLPRFNPREVGGKPERATRFVETVRQTRAPLPVVVDRDNKAMPFRSVERVAPGPRGRRGAPAAEPRDKARVQRGRPDVRPEAPGVRPRQTPPRSDANGRPRVRAGGPAREGAPPQTPPRGIAGGPQRPNGRESAPPRERVAPPQRSQGPGRAEGAPQARPQEPSRDNRPRPQAGNQGRGQDAPDREPPRTESRRPGGQSDEAAGRLFNGVRGERARPRTEAQRVPPPPARPDVKPPQRPERPPQARPAPPRPQPKPEEGQDKDKGR; from the coding sequence ATGCGTCCCAATCCGAGATGGTCGCGATTCGTCCTCCCCGTTCTCATCCTTGGTGCCCTCCTGTCGTTCGGCGGCCGGATGACGGCGGCCCGGGCCGACGACCGCGACCCGGATCCTGATTCCGGCTCCACCTTCGGACGCGTGCGCTACCTGGAGGGGGGACTGACCCTGCAGAGGACCGGTCAGGGAGAGGTCGCGGACGCCACGGTGAATGACCCGATCGCTCCGGGCGACAGCCTGACGACCGGGGACGGCCGTTCCGAGATCGGCCTGTCGGACGGCTCGACCGTGTGGCTTGATCGCGGAACGCATGTCGACGTGCGGAATCTCGCAGACATCGACACGCGTTACGAGGCCACCAACCTGTTCGCGCTGGAGCAGGGTGCCATCCGCATCGAGGCCCCCGAGCCGGAAAGCAAGAACAAGACGTACCGGGTCGACACGGAAGCGGGGTCGATCTACCTGCTTTCAGGAGGGAGCTTCCGGATCGAGACCGAGGATGGGGTCACCACGCTGTATTCGTTCCGCGGGGTGGCCGAGCTCTCGGGCGACGACGGGTCGGTCCTGGTGCGCTCCGGGGAGCGCAGCAGCGTGCAGCCCAGCCGGGCCCCCTCGGAGTCGCGACGGTTCAACACGGCGCGTCTCGACGACTTCGACCGCTTCTGCGAGGGTCGCCAGGAGGCCTACCTCAGACACGACAAGGACGAGCCGGTCGACCAGGTCGTGGACGAGGTTCCGTACGAGGTCCACCCCTACATGAGCGAGCTGTCTTACTACGGCTCCTGGCGCCAGGTCCCCGATTATGGCTGGGTGTGGAGGCCGGTCTACTCCGGCTCCTGGGGCCCCTACGTGAACGGCTACTGGTCCTGGTGCTCGACCGGCTGGGTATGGGTCTCCTCCGACCCGTGGGGCTGGGCGCCGTATCATTACGGCCGCTGGGACTTCGCCGTCGATGTCGGCTGGTTCTGGATCCCGGGGCGCATCTGGAGCGGGGCCTGGGTCAGCTTCGCAGTCGGTCCGTCCCACATCGGCTGGTGCCCGCTGAACTATTACAACCGGCCCGTGTTCCAGGACGTGACCATCGTCAACGTCGTCAACGTCAACGTGACGCGCCTGCAGCCGCGCGGCTGGCGGTTCGTGCCGGTCGACCAGTTCACCAACCCGCGTGCGCCGCGCGCAGGGGTGCGTGTCGATCGACTGCCGCGCGGCACCGACGTCGTGATCACCTCGCGCCTCCCACGCTTCAACCCGCGCGAGGTGGGCGGCAAACCCGAGCGCGCCACCCGCTTCGTGGAGACGGTCCGCCAGACGCGGGCCCCCCTGCCGGTCGTGGTCGATCGCGACAACAAGGCGATGCCGTTCCGCTCCGTAGAGAGAGTCGCGCCCGGCCCCCGCGGGCGGCGGGGCGCTCCGGCGGCGGAGCCCCGAGACAAAGCGCGCGTCCAGCGGGGTCGTCCCGATGTCCGCCCCGAGGCCCCCGGCGTCCGCCCTCGACAGACGCCGCCGCGGTCCGATGCCAACGGGCGCCCGCGAGTTCGTGCCGGCGGCCCGGCGAGAGAAGGGGCCCCCCCGCAGACACCTCCACGCGGCATCGCGGGCGGACCTCAGCGCCCGAACGGGCGTGAGTCGGCACCGCCGCGCGAGCGGGTCGCGCCCCCGCAGCGTTCCCAGGGACCGGGGCGGGCAGAAGGCGCCCCGCAGGCGCGACCCCAGGAGCCGTCGAGGGACAACCGTCCGCGCCCCCAGGCGGGGAACCAGGGACGCGGCCAGGACGCGCCTGACCGCGAGCCCCCGCGCACCGAATCGCGCCGCCCGGGCGGCCAATCCGATGAAGCGGCCGGAAGGCTCTTCAATGGAGTCCGCGGGGAGCGCGCCCGGCCCCGCACCGAGGCTCAGCGCGTGCCGCCACCGCCTGCGCGACCCGATGTGAAGCCCCCCCAGCGTCCGGAACGACCTCCGCAGGCCCGGCCCGCCCCTCCGAGGCCCCAGCCGAAGCCCGAGGAAGGCCAGGACAAAGACAAAGGGCGCTGA
- the def gene encoding peptide deformylase, translating into MAILPILRYPHEVLAIDSESVRAITPDIERLVRDMIETMHAAPGVGLAANQVGVALSVAVVDITAGEKPGEVQVLINPRIVESSGSYTEEEGCLSLPGFSENVTRPERCVIEAMDLDGRIRTLEGRDLLARAFNHEIDHLHGRLFIEHLSPLKRRFIKRKVQKKMRAGDWDLVPV; encoded by the coding sequence ATGGCGATCCTGCCGATCCTGCGCTATCCCCACGAAGTGCTCGCGATCGATTCCGAGAGCGTGCGCGCGATCACGCCCGACATCGAGCGTCTCGTCAGGGACATGATCGAGACCATGCACGCCGCCCCGGGCGTTGGCCTGGCCGCCAACCAGGTCGGTGTGGCGCTGTCGGTCGCCGTGGTCGACATCACGGCCGGGGAGAAGCCGGGGGAGGTGCAGGTCCTGATCAATCCCCGGATCGTCGAATCCTCCGGCTCGTACACCGAAGAAGAGGGCTGTCTCAGTCTCCCCGGTTTCAGCGAAAACGTGACGCGGCCGGAGCGCTGTGTGATCGAGGCCATGGATCTGGACGGCAGGATCCGCACACTGGAGGGCCGGGACCTCCTGGCGCGCGCCTTCAACCACGAGATCGATCACCTGCACGGCCGGCTGTTCATCGAGCACCTCAGCCCCCTCAAGCGCCGGTTCATCAAGAGGAAGGTCCAGAAGAAGATGCGTGCCGGGGACTGGGACCTGGTCCCGGTTTGA
- the fmt gene encoding methionyl-tRNA formyltransferase: MRIVFFGTPDFAVPSLRALLGAGHEVLAVVTQPDRPRRRQSSPPEPSPVKAEARRAGLPVITPESVAVPDFIERLSGIGPEAIVVVAYGRILPPEVLTIPRRWCINLHASLLPKYRGAAPIARAIMAGEKITGATTMKMDQGLDTGDILLQQECAIGLDETAGELTRRLADLGAELLSRTLDLHARNALQPEKQDPGEASLAPSLSRADGRIDWSRGAQDIANQVRGCHPWPVAVTYLHGRPVLIHRAEVGLEASPARRPRPAPGQVIAAQDAIVVQCQGDTQLRILQVQFPGRKVMTAREAANGRMIRVGETFAQAPPA, from the coding sequence ATGCGAATCGTCTTCTTCGGGACGCCCGATTTCGCCGTGCCTTCCCTGCGCGCGCTCCTGGGGGCCGGGCACGAAGTCCTGGCGGTCGTCACGCAGCCCGATCGACCGCGCCGACGGCAGTCTTCGCCACCCGAGCCCTCTCCCGTGAAGGCGGAGGCCCGGCGGGCCGGTCTTCCGGTGATCACTCCCGAATCGGTCGCCGTCCCGGATTTCATCGAACGTCTGTCCGGGATCGGACCGGAGGCGATCGTCGTGGTGGCCTACGGCCGCATCCTGCCGCCCGAGGTCCTGACGATTCCCAGGCGCTGGTGCATCAACCTGCACGCATCGCTCCTGCCGAAGTACCGCGGCGCCGCCCCGATCGCGCGGGCCATCATGGCGGGAGAGAAGATCACCGGGGCGACCACGATGAAAATGGACCAGGGACTCGACACCGGCGACATCCTGCTGCAGCAGGAGTGCGCCATCGGGCTGGACGAGACGGCCGGCGAGCTGACCCGCCGACTCGCCGATCTCGGCGCCGAGCTCCTGTCGCGGACGCTCGACCTGCACGCGCGCAACGCGCTGCAGCCGGAGAAGCAGGATCCGGGCGAGGCGAGCCTGGCCCCGTCCTTGAGCCGCGCCGACGGCCGGATCGACTGGTCGCGCGGCGCCCAGGACATCGCCAACCAGGTGCGCGGCTGCCACCCCTGGCCCGTGGCGGTGACCTACCTGCACGGGCGGCCTGTCCTCATCCACCGCGCGGAAGTGGGGCTCGAAGCGTCGCCCGCGCGCCGCCCCCGGCCCGCCCCCGGGCAGGTGATCGCCGCGCAGGACGCCATCGTCGTCCAATGCCAGGGGGATACCCAGCTGCGGATCCTCCAGGTGCAGTTTCCGGGACGCAAGGTGATGACGGCGCGCGAGGCGGCGAATGGAAGGATGATCCGTGTCGGCGAGACCTTCGCACAGGCGCCACCGGCCTGA
- the rsmB gene encoding 16S rRNA (cytosine(967)-C(5))-methyltransferase RsmB, whose protein sequence is MSARPSHRRHRPETARGAALGVLEGVEGRGGSSNLLLAEIHVPDERERHLATTLVYGVLRRRRTLDRLIETTSARPLSEIDLPTLLALRMALFQILFLTRVPRAAAVNEAVSLLRARRGRGAAAFANGVLRAACRLLEGGLDPHLLPSEESSDMALVLAERHSFPRFLVERYLERFGREECESLLETLNRPAPTVLRLRQPSEGSESVQRRLREEGVATGPSPLLPGALRVVSGAPQHTKVFRDGLIYIQDEAAQIVALLLQPIDPARGLLDLCAAPGGKLLAAAETLPPGARIVAAEASVERLRLLDDNARRLGIAGLLRVVMDAERPALRGLFDRMLLDAPCTGTGVIRRHPEIRWRRSPEDIQAAARAQGRALRAAAGLVSPNGRLVYSVCSLEPEEGPERIEELLLERGDLTLVDARSILPPELHRLVDGRGFLQTLPHRDDTDGFFAAVLSRSG, encoded by the coding sequence GTGTCGGCGAGACCTTCGCACAGGCGCCACCGGCCTGAAACGGCCCGCGGCGCGGCGCTCGGCGTCCTGGAGGGTGTCGAGGGCCGCGGCGGGAGCAGCAATCTGCTGCTGGCGGAAATCCATGTCCCGGACGAGCGCGAACGGCACCTGGCCACGACACTCGTCTATGGCGTGCTGCGCCGCAGACGGACGCTCGATCGGCTCATCGAGACGACTTCCGCGCGCCCTCTTTCCGAGATCGACCTGCCCACGCTCCTCGCTCTTCGGATGGCGCTGTTCCAGATCCTGTTCCTGACGCGCGTGCCGCGCGCCGCCGCCGTGAACGAAGCCGTGTCGCTGCTCCGCGCGCGACGGGGCCGCGGAGCGGCCGCGTTCGCGAACGGCGTCCTGCGGGCCGCCTGCCGGCTCCTGGAGGGGGGGCTCGATCCGCACCTCCTTCCTTCCGAAGAGTCCTCCGACATGGCGCTCGTCCTGGCCGAGAGGCACTCCTTCCCCCGTTTCCTGGTCGAGCGTTACCTCGAGCGCTTCGGTCGCGAGGAGTGCGAGTCTCTTCTCGAGACGCTCAACAGACCCGCACCAACCGTGTTGCGCCTCAGGCAGCCGTCCGAGGGGTCCGAATCGGTGCAGAGGCGGCTCCGGGAGGAAGGAGTCGCGACCGGTCCGTCGCCGCTGCTTCCAGGCGCCCTGCGGGTGGTCAGCGGTGCGCCGCAGCACACGAAGGTGTTTCGCGACGGTCTCATCTACATTCAGGACGAGGCGGCCCAGATCGTCGCGCTCCTCCTCCAGCCGATCGACCCCGCGCGCGGCCTTCTCGATCTCTGCGCAGCACCCGGCGGCAAGCTCCTGGCGGCGGCGGAGACGCTGCCCCCCGGCGCCCGCATCGTCGCCGCCGAGGCTTCCGTCGAGCGTCTGCGGCTTCTCGACGACAATGCCCGGCGTCTGGGGATCGCGGGCCTCCTCCGGGTGGTCATGGACGCGGAGCGACCCGCGTTGCGCGGCCTCTTCGACCGGATGCTTCTCGATGCCCCCTGCACCGGGACGGGCGTGATCAGGCGGCACCCGGAGATCCGCTGGAGGCGGAGCCCGGAGGACATCCAGGCGGCGGCGAGGGCGCAGGGACGGGCGCTGCGCGCGGCCGCCGGACTGGTGTCGCCCAACGGTCGCCTGGTCTACTCCGTCTGCAGCCTCGAGCCGGAGGAGGGGCCGGAGCGGATCGAGGAGCTGCTGCTCGAGCGCGGGGATCTCACCCTCGTTGACGCGCGCTCGATTCTTCCGCCGGAGCTGCACCGTCTGGTGGACGGGCGCGGTTTCCTGCAGACCCTGCCGCACCGGGACGACACGGACGGGTTTTTCGCGGCGGTCCTGTCCAGGAGCGGATAG
- a CDS encoding PASTA domain-containing protein translates to MRRGVIVLAWIGAFAGLLVAVGVLSAYLTVRRSVSGQDVAVPDLSGLTSEDAAALLKKQGLILEEAAQRNDEALDAGRILAQDPAPGTSIKPQRKVKVVVSLGNKVNSIPELRGGAARKAQITLQQQGMKLGDQVYVYSRRVEENMVIAQDPLPESAGLRDAKVAMLVSRGARPRVYVMPYLVGRGENEVLAFLARAGVRVAPLRHDAGSGASQGTVTSQDPEPGYPVRSGDLVTLTVAGRSRDGG, encoded by the coding sequence ATGCGCCGGGGAGTCATCGTCCTCGCGTGGATCGGCGCGTTCGCCGGGCTTCTGGTGGCGGTCGGAGTGCTCAGCGCCTATCTCACGGTGAGGCGTTCGGTCTCCGGGCAGGACGTCGCGGTTCCCGACCTTTCGGGACTGACCTCCGAGGACGCCGCCGCCCTCCTGAAGAAACAGGGACTGATCCTGGAGGAGGCGGCGCAGCGCAACGACGAAGCGCTCGATGCCGGGCGCATCCTGGCGCAGGACCCTGCGCCCGGGACATCGATCAAGCCGCAGCGCAAGGTGAAGGTCGTCGTCAGCCTCGGGAACAAGGTGAACTCGATCCCGGAGCTGCGCGGCGGGGCGGCGCGCAAGGCGCAGATCACGCTGCAGCAGCAGGGAATGAAACTGGGAGACCAGGTCTACGTGTACAGCCGCAGGGTCGAGGAGAACATGGTGATCGCCCAGGACCCGCTGCCGGAGAGCGCCGGGCTGCGCGACGCCAAGGTCGCCATGCTCGTGAGCCGCGGCGCCCGGCCGCGGGTCTACGTGATGCCGTACCTGGTCGGCCGCGGCGAGAACGAGGTGCTGGCGTTCCTGGCGCGCGCGGGCGTGCGCGTGGCGCCGCTGCGCCACGACGCGGGGAGCGGCGCGTCTCAGGGGACGGTGACGTCGCAGGATCCCGAACCCGGGTACCCCGTGCGCAGCGGCGACCTCGTGACGCTCACCGTCGCCGGCCGGAGCCGGGACGGTGGCTAG
- the rpe gene encoding ribulose-phosphate 3-epimerase, translated as MPKEKADPARSAARLPATPALAPSILTADFGHLADEIAAAEAGGAGLFHLDVMDGHFVPNLTIGPLIVEAIDSLTGLLLDVHLMIERPDLYIERFARAGANMISVHQEATPHLHRTVQLIRDCGAAVGVALNPSTPLATLHDILPDLDYVLLMSVDPGFGGQRFIPTVMTKIASLKRHIDDSGARARIEVDGGIGTDNIVAIREHGADILVAGSAVFDGHDPKGRARALADLLKPARRG; from the coding sequence CTGCCCAAAGAGAAGGCGGACCCGGCGCGCTCCGCAGCGCGCCTGCCGGCCACCCCCGCGCTCGCGCCCTCGATCCTGACCGCCGATTTCGGTCACCTGGCCGACGAGATCGCCGCGGCCGAGGCGGGCGGTGCGGGGCTGTTCCACCTGGACGTCATGGACGGACATTTCGTCCCCAACCTGACGATCGGTCCCCTGATCGTGGAGGCCATCGACAGTCTGACCGGCCTGCTCCTGGACGTTCACCTGATGATCGAGCGGCCGGACCTCTACATCGAGCGTTTCGCACGAGCCGGCGCCAACATGATCTCGGTCCACCAGGAGGCCACGCCGCACCTGCACCGCACGGTGCAGCTCATCAGGGACTGCGGGGCCGCCGTGGGCGTGGCGCTCAATCCCTCGACCCCGCTCGCCACGCTCCACGACATACTGCCCGACCTCGACTACGTGCTCCTGATGTCGGTCGATCCCGGTTTCGGGGGCCAGCGCTTCATTCCCACGGTGATGACGAAGATCGCCTCGCTGAAGCGCCACATCGATGACTCGGGCGCGAGGGCGAGAATCGAGGTGGACGGCGGCATCGGGACCGACAACATCGTCGCGATCCGCGAGCACGGCGCCGATATCCTTGTCGCGGGCTCCGCGGTCTTCGACGGCCACGATCCGAAGGGACGCGCGCGTGCCCTGGCGGATCTCCTGAAGCCCGCGCGGCGGGGATGA
- a CDS encoding thioesterase family protein, whose protein sequence is MSGGDVVQVRVRYPEVDRMGVAHHASHFVWFEVGRTELMRAKGVTYRLLEDDGIFLPVIEAACAYHAPARYDDLLRVVTRVEGAGAVRIAFSYRVESEADGRLLATGTTSHAAVDRRGRPRRLPAALRELLA, encoded by the coding sequence GTGTCCGGCGGCGATGTCGTGCAGGTGAGGGTCCGCTACCCCGAGGTGGACCGCATGGGAGTGGCCCACCACGCGAGCCATTTCGTCTGGTTCGAGGTCGGCCGCACGGAGCTGATGCGGGCGAAGGGCGTCACCTACCGCCTCCTCGAGGACGACGGGATCTTCCTGCCCGTGATCGAGGCCGCCTGCGCGTATCACGCACCGGCGCGCTACGACGACCTGCTGCGGGTGGTCACGCGCGTCGAGGGCGCGGGCGCCGTGCGCATCGCCTTCTCCTACCGAGTCGAATCCGAGGCGGACGGCCGCCTGCTGGCGACCGGGACCACGAGCCACGCTGCCGTCGATCGCCGCGGACGGCCGCGCCGCCTGCCCGCGGCGCTCCGCGAGCTCCTGGCGTGA